In Pseudomonas saudiphocaensis, one DNA window encodes the following:
- a CDS encoding TonB-dependent receptor, translating into MTILRLPRKTGAVSVLLPACLVAGFAGTPALAQQPVDNQQEQTSQSGEPLELPTTEVVASADASAGGLTEPYVGEQVARGGRVGILGNQDYMDTPFTSTAYTSQLIQDQQARSVSDVLQNDPSVRVARGFGNFQELYVVRGFPVFSDDISYNGLYGLLPRQYVASEFIERVEVFRGANTFLNGAAPGGSGIGGAINILPKRAPNEPLSRLSLGAEDGGQGMVAADIARRFGEEQRFGMRLNAAKRDGDTNVDDEKRTLDMFGLGLDYQGDNFRISADIGHQYHYLDQPRPSVYLRFVDPIIPSTPDAEDSFAQPWTYSKEKQTFGTFRAEYDFSDSVTGWLAAGVREGEEDNRLAVPTYNGAGQTSTSMFENVREDDVWTAEFGLRGRFQTGAVSHQWVTSAAIFNSEERNAYATSAAFAGNLYTPIDVERPPYAADGSGGSLSDPGLINRTRTQSLAIADTLGFMDDRLLVTLGMRRQGFDVRGYDYNSSDRTSSYKRYENTPVAGVVYRLTDEVSLYANYIEGLVKGDIAPAQSGTTPIVNAGEVLSPYVAEQIEAGIKYDGGVVGGSLAVFTTDRPFSTVENGVFGEGGEQRNRGIELSVFGEPLYGVRLLGGVTLLDAELTKTQDGLDEGNRAIGVPRTQANLGGEWDIPGIDGLTLTSRVIYTSSQYAALDNNVEIPSWTRLDLGARYRMVIDDHDVTIRARLDNATGRDYWASTGGYPGQNYLVLGAPRTLSLSATVDF; encoded by the coding sequence ATGACCATCCTTCGCCTCCCTCGTAAAACAGGTGCTGTCTCCGTCCTGCTGCCCGCCTGCCTTGTCGCTGGCTTCGCCGGCACCCCGGCCTTGGCGCAGCAACCAGTCGATAACCAGCAAGAACAGACCAGTCAATCTGGCGAGCCGCTCGAACTGCCGACCACCGAGGTAGTCGCCAGCGCCGATGCCTCGGCCGGCGGGCTGACCGAACCCTATGTTGGCGAGCAGGTGGCGCGTGGTGGCCGGGTCGGCATCCTTGGCAACCAGGACTATATGGATACGCCGTTCACCTCCACGGCCTATACCTCGCAGCTGATCCAGGATCAGCAGGCACGCAGCGTCTCCGATGTGCTGCAGAACGACCCCTCGGTGCGCGTGGCCCGCGGCTTCGGAAATTTCCAGGAGCTGTATGTGGTGCGCGGCTTTCCGGTGTTCTCCGACGATATTTCCTATAACGGCCTTTACGGCCTGCTGCCGCGCCAGTACGTAGCCTCGGAGTTTATCGAGCGGGTCGAAGTGTTCCGCGGCGCCAACACCTTCCTCAATGGCGCAGCACCAGGCGGCAGCGGCATAGGCGGGGCGATCAATATCCTGCCCAAGCGCGCGCCCAACGAGCCGCTGAGTCGCCTGAGCCTAGGCGCCGAGGACGGCGGCCAAGGCATGGTCGCCGCCGATATAGCCCGTCGCTTCGGTGAGGAACAGCGCTTCGGGATGCGCCTGAACGCCGCCAAGCGCGACGGCGACACCAACGTCGACGATGAAAAACGCACCCTCGACATGTTCGGCCTGGGCCTGGACTACCAGGGAGACAACTTCCGCATCTCCGCCGACATCGGCCATCAGTACCACTACCTCGACCAGCCCAGGCCCAGCGTTTACCTTCGCTTCGTCGACCCGATCATTCCCAGCACACCGGACGCAGAAGACAGCTTCGCCCAACCCTGGACCTACTCGAAGGAGAAGCAGACCTTTGGCACCTTCCGCGCCGAATACGATTTCTCCGACTCGGTCACCGGCTGGCTGGCCGCCGGCGTACGCGAAGGTGAGGAGGACAATCGCCTGGCCGTGCCGACCTACAACGGCGCCGGCCAGACCAGCACCTCGATGTTCGAGAACGTCCGGGAGGATGATGTCTGGACCGCTGAATTCGGCCTGCGCGGCCGCTTTCAAACCGGAGCAGTCAGCCATCAATGGGTGACCTCGGCAGCCATCTTCAATTCAGAGGAGCGCAACGCCTACGCCACCTCGGCAGCGTTCGCCGGCAATCTCTACACTCCCATCGACGTAGAGCGCCCGCCTTATGCAGCAGACGGAAGTGGCGGCTCATTGTCCGACCCAGGCCTCATCAATCGCACCCGGACCCAGAGCCTCGCCATCGCCGACACTCTGGGCTTTATGGATGATCGCTTGCTGGTCACCCTGGGCATGCGTCGTCAAGGCTTCGACGTTCGTGGCTACGATTACAACAGCAGCGACCGCACCTCTTCGTACAAGCGCTACGAGAACACCCCGGTGGCCGGCGTGGTGTATCGCCTGACCGACGAGGTCTCGCTCTACGCCAACTACATCGAAGGCCTGGTCAAGGGCGACATTGCTCCGGCGCAAAGCGGGACCACACCGATCGTCAACGCAGGCGAGGTACTGTCGCCCTACGTGGCCGAGCAGATCGAAGCCGGCATCAAGTACGACGGCGGAGTCGTCGGCGGCAGCCTGGCCGTGTTCACCACCGACAGGCCGTTCAGCACCGTCGAGAACGGCGTGTTCGGCGAAGGTGGCGAGCAGCGTAACCGCGGTATCGAGCTGTCGGTATTCGGCGAGCCGCTATACGGCGTGCGGCTACTGGGCGGCGTGACGCTGCTCGATGCCGAGCTGACCAAGACCCAGGACGGCCTCGACGAAGGCAATCGCGCCATTGGTGTACCCCGCACCCAGGCAAACCTTGGCGGCGAGTGGGATATACCTGGTATCGACGGACTGACCCTAACCAGCCGCGTCATCTACACCAGCAGCCAGTACGCTGCCTTGGACAATAACGTGGAAATACCCTCCTGGACGCGCCTGGATCTGGGCGCACGCTACCGCATGGTGATCGACGACCACGACGTGACCATCCGCGCACGCCTCGACAACGCAACAGGCCGAGACTACTGGGCCTCGACCGGTGGCTACCCAGGCCAGAACTACCTCGTCCTCGGCGCCCCTCGCACGCTATCCCTCAGCGCCACGGTCGATTTCTGA
- a CDS encoding YciI family protein: MKYLCLIYYDEQRVDEMSDEQWQALVARCLACGEELRASGHMLAGEPLQPVRTARTVRVRDGVATTVDGPFAETREQLAGFYLIEAGDQAEAEAIAAKIPPATLGSVEVRPLRQLPQR, encoded by the coding sequence ATGAAATACCTGTGCTTGATCTACTACGACGAGCAACGTGTCGATGAAATGAGTGACGAGCAGTGGCAGGCGCTGGTTGCACGCTGCCTGGCGTGTGGCGAAGAGCTGCGCGCCAGCGGCCATATGCTGGCCGGCGAGCCGCTGCAGCCGGTGCGCACAGCGCGTACGGTGAGGGTTCGCGATGGTGTTGCGACGACGGTCGACGGGCCTTTCGCCGAAACCCGGGAACAACTGGCCGGCTTCTATTTGATCGAAGCGGGCGATCAGGCCGAAGCCGAGGCCATTGCCGCGAAGATCCCGCCGGCGACGCTCGGCAGCGTCGAGGTGCGCCCGTTGCGCCAGCTGCCGCAGCGCTGA
- a CDS encoding universal stress protein, protein MTQVFACIDGSPQASAVCDCAAWATLRLGSPLSLLHVLDQQRYPLSGDFSGIIGLGSREFLLEELAALDEKRNKLALEEGRMLLDAARQRVIDAGAPEPELRQRHGNLVGSLRELESEIRLLVIGKQGEDSSDDARLIGSNLENVIRTLHRPILVTPASFLPPTTAMFAFDASDTARKGIDMLAASPLLKGIPIHLVTVSNDTYEARAALDSARDKLSAVGFEVRVAVLEGDVEAKLRAYQTEHAIELLVMGAYGHTRIRQFFVGSITTKMLNSVSTPLLLLR, encoded by the coding sequence ATGACCCAGGTATTTGCATGTATCGATGGATCTCCGCAGGCCTCTGCCGTCTGCGATTGCGCGGCCTGGGCCACGCTGCGCCTGGGATCGCCGTTGAGCCTGCTGCATGTGCTGGACCAGCAGCGCTACCCGCTATCCGGCGACTTCAGCGGCATCATCGGCCTGGGCAGTCGCGAATTCCTGCTGGAAGAACTCGCCGCGCTGGATGAAAAACGCAACAAGCTGGCGCTGGAAGAGGGTCGCATGCTGCTCGATGCGGCCCGGCAGCGCGTCATCGATGCAGGCGCGCCCGAGCCGGAGCTGCGTCAACGCCACGGCAATCTGGTGGGTAGCCTGCGCGAACTGGAGTCTGAAATCCGCCTGCTGGTGATCGGCAAGCAGGGCGAGGACAGTAGCGACGACGCCCGGTTGATCGGCAGCAACCTGGAAAATGTAATCCGCACCCTGCATCGCCCCATCCTGGTCACCCCGGCCAGTTTCCTTCCGCCGACCACGGCCATGTTTGCCTTCGATGCCAGCGACACCGCGCGCAAGGGCATCGATATGCTGGCCGCCAGCCCGTTGCTCAAGGGCATTCCGATCCATCTGGTGACGGTCAGTAACGATACGTACGAGGCCCGCGCAGCGCTGGACTCGGCCCGCGACAAACTGTCTGCGGTTGGCTTCGAAGTGCGTGTGGCGGTTCTCGAAGGGGATGTCGAAGCCAAGCTGCGCGCCTACCAGACTGAACACGCCATCGAGCTGCTGGTTATGGGGGCCTACGGGCACACGCGGATTCGCCAGTTCTTCGTTGGCAGCATCACCACCAAGATGCTGAACTCGGTCAGCACTCCGCTGCTGCTATTGCGCTGA
- a CDS encoding RNA polymerase sigma factor, with amino-acid sequence MYYGGQSAAAAVEAVYRAESRRVLATLIRLLGDFDRAEEALHDAFAAALQQWPREGVPGNPRAWLVSAGRFKAIDALRRRARFDASLRLLAEQLEGEADKTELDEVEDDRLRLIFTCCHPALPADARVALTLRAVCDLTTEEIARAFLAAPATIAQRIVRAKARIRDAHISYRVPEREELPARLDSVLRVIYLVFNEGYSASAGPALTRADLSAEAIRLGRLLLELLPDAEVMGLLALMLLHDARRAARTDAAGDLVRLEEQDRSVWDRRQIDEGLQLVRRALTSPAPGAYALQAAIVAVHAEVESAEQTDWAQIVRLYDVLLGLSPSPVVELNRAVAVAMRDGPAAGLELVDELLARGDLHDYHLSHAARADLLRRLGRITEAREAYRAALQLVRLEPERRFLQRRLEELE; translated from the coding sequence ATGTATTACGGCGGGCAATCCGCAGCAGCAGCGGTCGAGGCGGTCTACCGCGCCGAATCTCGCCGGGTGCTGGCGACGCTGATTCGCCTGCTCGGTGATTTCGATCGCGCCGAGGAGGCCTTGCACGACGCCTTCGCCGCGGCGCTGCAGCAGTGGCCCCGCGAGGGCGTGCCAGGCAATCCGCGCGCCTGGCTGGTTTCTGCCGGGCGTTTCAAGGCCATCGATGCCCTGCGCCGACGTGCGCGGTTCGATGCCTCGCTGCGGCTGCTGGCCGAGCAGCTGGAGGGCGAGGCGGATAAAACGGAGCTCGACGAGGTGGAAGACGATCGTTTGCGGCTGATCTTCACCTGCTGCCATCCGGCATTGCCGGCCGACGCGCGGGTGGCGCTGACCCTGCGTGCGGTCTGCGACTTGACCACCGAGGAGATCGCCCGGGCCTTTCTTGCCGCGCCGGCCACCATCGCCCAGCGCATCGTGCGGGCCAAGGCGCGCATCCGCGATGCGCACATTTCTTATCGCGTCCCGGAGCGCGAGGAGCTGCCGGCGCGGCTCGACAGCGTATTGCGGGTGATCTACCTGGTGTTCAACGAGGGCTATTCGGCTTCGGCGGGGCCTGCGCTGACTCGGGCCGATCTGAGCGCGGAGGCGATCCGTCTTGGTCGGCTGCTGCTGGAGCTATTGCCCGATGCCGAGGTGATGGGCCTGCTGGCGCTGATGCTGCTGCATGACGCGCGTCGTGCGGCGCGCACTGATGCGGCCGGCGATCTGGTGCGGCTGGAAGAGCAGGACCGCAGTGTCTGGGATCGACGGCAAATCGACGAGGGCTTGCAGCTGGTGCGTCGCGCTCTGACCAGCCCTGCCCCCGGCGCCTATGCCCTGCAGGCGGCGATCGTCGCCGTGCATGCCGAGGTCGAGAGCGCAGAGCAGACCGATTGGGCGCAGATCGTCCGGCTTTATGACGTGTTACTGGGCCTGAGCCCGTCGCCGGTGGTGGAGCTGAATCGTGCGGTGGCCGTGGCCATGCGCGACGGCCCGGCGGCGGGTCTGGAACTGGTGGACGAGCTGCTGGCCCGCGGCGACCTGCACGACTACCACCTGAGCCACGCCGCCCGTGCCGATCTGCTGCGGCGGCTGGGACGCATCACCGAGGCCCGCGAAGCCTACCGCGCGGCGCTGCAGCTGGTGCGACTGGAACCGGAGCGACGCTTTCTGCAGCGGCGGCTGGAAGAGTTGGAGTGA
- a CDS encoding SulP family inorganic anion transporter codes for MLHSIKQNWFANIRGDVLSGLVVALALIPEAIAFSIIAGVDPRVGLYASFCIAVVIAFTGGRPGMISAATGAMALLMVTLVREHGLQYLLAATLLCGVLQIGAGYLRLGSLMRFVSRSVVTGFVNALAILIFMAQLPELTNVTWHVYVMTAAGLGIIYLFPYVPKIGRVIPSPLVCILSMTAVAIYFGLDIRTVGDMGELPDTLPIFLWPEVPLTFETLAIIFPYSAALAVVGLLESLMTATIVDELTDTPSDKNRECKGQGVANIVSGLFGGMAGCAMIGQSVINVKSGGRTRLSTLIAGVVLLLMVVFLSDWVGQIPMAALVAVMIMVSIGTFSWDSIRNLKHYPLSTNIVMVVTVVVVVFTHNLAFGVLAGVLLAALFFANKVGHYLRIDSQLDTEAQHRTYKVAGQVFFSSADKFAASFDFKEAVARVTIDLTQAHFWDITAVSALDKVVLKFRREGTEVQVLGLNQASATIVDRFGVHDKPEAVDKLMSH; via the coding sequence ATGTTGCATTCGATCAAACAGAACTGGTTCGCCAATATCCGTGGCGACGTCCTTTCCGGCCTGGTGGTAGCGCTGGCGCTGATTCCCGAGGCGATCGCCTTCTCCATCATCGCCGGGGTCGACCCGCGGGTCGGTCTCTACGCGTCCTTCTGCATCGCCGTGGTGATCGCCTTTACCGGCGGCCGTCCGGGCATGATCTCCGCCGCCACCGGGGCCATGGCCTTGTTGATGGTCACGCTGGTTCGCGAGCACGGCCTGCAATATCTGCTGGCGGCGACGTTGCTCTGCGGCGTACTGCAGATCGGCGCCGGTTACTTGCGGCTGGGCTCGCTGATGCGCTTCGTCTCGCGCTCGGTGGTCACCGGTTTCGTCAACGCCCTGGCGATCCTGATCTTTATGGCGCAGCTGCCGGAGCTGACCAACGTCACCTGGCACGTCTACGTGATGACGGCGGCGGGGCTGGGCATCATCTACCTGTTTCCCTACGTGCCGAAGATCGGCCGGGTAATTCCTTCGCCGCTGGTGTGCATCCTGTCGATGACGGCCGTGGCGATCTACTTCGGACTGGATATCCGCACCGTCGGTGACATGGGCGAGCTGCCGGACACGCTGCCGATCTTCCTCTGGCCCGAAGTACCGCTGACCTTCGAGACCCTGGCGATCATCTTCCCGTACTCCGCCGCGCTGGCGGTGGTCGGCCTGCTGGAATCGCTGATGACCGCCACCATCGTCGACGAGCTGACCGACACCCCCAGCGACAAGAACCGCGAGTGCAAGGGCCAGGGCGTGGCCAATATCGTTTCCGGGCTGTTCGGCGGCATGGCCGGCTGCGCGATGATCGGGCAGTCGGTGATCAACGTGAAATCCGGCGGCCGTACCCGGCTGTCGACGCTGATCGCCGGCGTGGTGCTGCTGTTGATGGTGGTCTTCCTCAGCGACTGGGTCGGCCAGATCCCCATGGCCGCGCTGGTGGCGGTGATGATCATGGTGTCCATCGGCACCTTCAGCTGGGACTCGATCCGCAACCTCAAGCACTACCCGCTCTCGACCAATATCGTCATGGTGGTGACCGTGGTCGTGGTGGTCTTCACCCATAACCTGGCCTTTGGCGTGCTGGCCGGCGTGCTGCTGGCGGCGCTGTTCTTCGCCAACAAGGTTGGGCATTACCTGCGCATCGACTCGCAGCTGGATACCGAGGCTCAGCACCGCACCTATAAGGTGGCCGGCCAGGTGTTCTTCAGCTCGGCTGACAAGTTTGCGGCCTCGTTCGATTTCAAGGAGGCCGTCGCCAGGGTTACCATCGATCTGACCCAAGCGCACTTCTGGGACATCACCGCTGTCTCGGCGCTGGACAAGGTAGTGCTCAAGTTTCGCCGCGAAGGCACCGAGGTCCAGGTGCTGGGGCTGAACCAGGCCAGTGCAACCATCGTCGATCGCTTCGGAGTGCACGACAAACCCGAGGCCGTGGACAAACTCATGAGCCATTGA
- a CDS encoding ATP-binding protein encodes MPALAHRHRHRVVMIVVLILGGLLLSMYWAGRLAEQRVWLERSQEAGGQLELYAQAIHTQVERFRSVPALLALDSDIRDLLENPDDAQLRHRLNHRLEQQNQAAGSSVLYLIDLNGETLAASNWSEWSSFVGSNYGFRPYFQDALAQDTGRYFAVGVTTGIPGYFLSSSVKNAAGQTLGVLVVKLELEDMQREWINQPGILLITDALDIVILSNRPAWRFRHLQPLSEEVRHSLVAARRYAEQTLQPLHSKPLQRVAENSERRQVDGPDGRQTYFWQRLPLPEENWTLHLLQEPQQVAASIRSYRLAAAGVWMTLAFLLLYLAQRRKTRRVEQRSRNQLERLVEERTRELQTAQDGLVHAARMAALGQMSAALAHEINQPLTALRMQLASQRLLLDSGRSEAVREGLAQVEGLIERMAALTSHLKTFARKNPAGLPQRVRLDDVVEQALQLLGPRIRNENVAIVRQIPGEAWVSGDAIRLEQVLINLLNNALDAMHDSPVRELRILCREEAGTWRLSVADSGGGIAREHLDQVFEPFFTTKPVGQGLGLGLAVSYGILRDLGGSLAVRNDAQGAVFELTLPAAEKPRTDNSRSDA; translated from the coding sequence ATGCCCGCCCTCGCCCATCGCCATCGCCATCGCGTTGTCATGATCGTAGTGCTGATTCTCGGCGGCCTGCTGCTGAGCATGTATTGGGCCGGGCGACTGGCCGAGCAGCGCGTCTGGCTCGAACGCAGCCAGGAAGCCGGCGGGCAGCTGGAGCTTTACGCCCAGGCGATCCACACCCAGGTCGAACGCTTCCGCTCGGTGCCGGCGCTGCTGGCACTGGACAGCGATATTCGTGACCTGCTGGAAAACCCCGATGACGCGCAGCTGCGCCACCGCCTCAATCATCGGCTGGAACAGCAGAACCAGGCCGCCGGCTCTTCGGTGCTGTACCTGATCGACCTGAACGGCGAAACCCTGGCCGCCAGCAACTGGAGCGAGTGGAGCAGTTTCGTTGGCAGCAACTACGGTTTTCGGCCCTATTTTCAGGATGCCCTGGCCCAGGATACCGGGCGCTACTTCGCCGTGGGCGTGACCACTGGGATTCCCGGCTACTTCCTTTCCAGTTCGGTGAAGAACGCTGCCGGCCAAACCCTCGGCGTGCTGGTGGTCAAGCTTGAACTGGAGGACATGCAACGCGAGTGGATCAACCAGCCGGGCATCCTGCTGATCACCGACGCGCTGGATATCGTCATCCTCAGCAACCGCCCGGCCTGGCGCTTCCGCCATTTGCAACCGCTCAGCGAAGAGGTGCGCCACAGCCTGGTCGCCGCCCGCCGCTACGCCGAGCAAACGTTGCAGCCGCTGCACAGCAAGCCGCTGCAACGCGTTGCCGAGAACAGCGAGCGCCGTCAGGTTGATGGCCCGGACGGTCGCCAGACTTACTTCTGGCAGCGCCTGCCGCTACCCGAAGAGAACTGGACGCTGCACCTGCTGCAGGAACCGCAGCAGGTTGCGGCGAGCATCCGCAGCTACCGGCTGGCCGCAGCGGGTGTGTGGATGACCCTGGCCTTTCTGCTGCTCTATCTGGCTCAGCGGCGCAAGACACGGCGGGTCGAGCAGCGCAGCCGCAACCAGCTGGAGCGCCTGGTGGAGGAGCGCACCCGCGAGTTGCAAACCGCCCAGGACGGCCTCGTCCACGCGGCGCGCATGGCGGCGCTGGGGCAGATGTCCGCCGCCCTGGCCCATGAGATCAACCAGCCGCTGACAGCCCTGCGCATGCAGCTGGCCAGCCAGCGGCTGTTGCTCGACAGCGGCCGTAGCGAGGCGGTACGCGAGGGCCTGGCCCAGGTCGAAGGGTTGATCGAGCGCATGGCCGCGCTGACCAGCCACCTGAAAACCTTTGCCCGCAAGAACCCCGCCGGGCTGCCCCAGCGAGTACGCCTGGACGATGTGGTGGAGCAGGCACTGCAACTGCTCGGCCCGCGCATTCGCAACGAGAACGTGGCCATCGTGCGGCAAATACCCGGCGAAGCCTGGGTCAGTGGCGATGCGATCCGCCTCGAGCAGGTGCTGATCAATCTGCTCAACAATGCGCTGGATGCCATGCACGACAGCCCGGTGCGCGAGCTGCGCATCCTCTGCCGGGAAGAAGCCGGCACCTGGCGCCTGAGCGTGGCCGACAGTGGCGGCGGCATCGCCCGCGAACATCTGGATCAGGTTTTCGAGCCTTTCTTCACCACCAAGCCGGTTGGTCAGGGCCTCGGGCTGGGGCTGGCGGTGTCCTATGGCATCCTGCGAGACCTTGGCGGCAGCCTGGCGGTGCGCAACGATGCGCAGGGCGCGGTCTTCGAGTTGACGCTGCCAGCAGCGGAAAAACCCCGAACCGACAACAGCAGGAGCGACGCATGA
- a CDS encoding sigma-54-dependent transcriptional regulator, whose amino-acid sequence MSDLVIFIDDEAAIRQAVQQWLELSGFRVRTCASAREALGLIDRDFAGVLISDVRMPDMDGLALLEQVVALDPELPLIMVTGHGDVPMAVQALRQGAYDFIEKPFTAERLLDSVRRAQDKRRLVCENRQLREQFTRKGRIESMLLGVSRAVDNLRRQVLELAGTDVNVLIRGDTGSGKEQVARCLHDFSPRARHPFVALNCAAIPETIFESELFGHESGAFTGAQGKRIGRIEHAHGGTLFLDEIESMPLAQQVKLLRVLQEKTLERLGSNRSIEVDLRVISAAKPDLLEEVRGGRFREDLLYRLNVAELHIPPLRERREDIPLLFEHFSSQAAQRHGREPLPVGPGELAQLLAHDWPGNVRELINAAERHALGLTTPATSAPLNTGGTSLAEQMEAFEAQCLHHALQQCKGNISDVMNLLQLPRRTLNEKMQRHGLSRSDYLPAGSTDS is encoded by the coding sequence ATGAGCGATCTGGTCATCTTTATCGACGACGAAGCGGCGATCCGTCAGGCGGTGCAACAGTGGCTGGAACTCTCCGGCTTCCGTGTACGGACCTGCGCCAGTGCGCGGGAGGCGCTGGGTCTGATCGACCGCGACTTCGCCGGGGTGCTGATCAGCGACGTGCGCATGCCGGATATGGACGGCCTAGCCCTGCTGGAGCAGGTGGTGGCGCTGGACCCCGAGCTGCCGCTGATCATGGTCACCGGACATGGCGACGTGCCCATGGCGGTGCAGGCGCTGCGCCAGGGCGCCTATGACTTTATCGAGAAGCCCTTCACGGCCGAGCGCCTGCTGGACAGCGTGCGCCGCGCCCAGGACAAGCGCCGGCTGGTCTGCGAAAACCGCCAGCTGCGCGAGCAGTTCACCCGCAAGGGCCGCATCGAATCCATGCTGCTGGGCGTTTCCCGCGCAGTAGACAACCTGCGCCGGCAGGTGCTGGAACTGGCCGGCACCGACGTCAACGTACTGATTCGCGGCGACACCGGCAGCGGCAAGGAGCAGGTAGCCCGCTGCCTGCACGATTTCAGCCCGCGGGCGCGCCATCCATTCGTGGCGCTGAACTGCGCGGCCATCCCCGAAACCATCTTCGAAAGCGAGCTGTTCGGCCACGAAAGCGGCGCCTTCACCGGCGCCCAGGGCAAGCGCATCGGGCGCATCGAGCATGCCCATGGCGGCACGCTGTTCCTCGATGAAATCGAAAGCATGCCGCTGGCCCAGCAGGTCAAGCTGCTGCGCGTGCTGCAGGAAAAGACCCTGGAACGCCTGGGCTCCAACCGCAGCATCGAGGTCGATCTGCGGGTGATCAGCGCGGCCAAACCGGACCTGCTGGAAGAGGTACGCGGCGGACGTTTCCGCGAAGACCTGCTGTACCGCCTGAACGTTGCCGAACTGCATATCCCGCCATTGCGCGAGCGCCGCGAGGACATCCCCCTACTGTTCGAACATTTCTCCAGCCAGGCCGCTCAACGCCATGGCCGTGAACCCTTGCCGGTCGGCCCCGGCGAACTGGCGCAGCTGCTGGCCCATGACTGGCCGGGCAACGTGCGCGAGCTGATCAACGCCGCCGAGCGCCACGCCCTTGGCCTCACCACGCCGGCCACCAGCGCCCCACTGAACACTGGCGGCACCTCGCTGGCCGAGCAGATGGAGGCTTTCGAGGCCCAGTGTCTGCACCATGCCCTGCAGCAGTGCAAAGGCAATATCAGTGACGTGATGAACCTGCTGCAGCTGCCACGCCGCACCCTCAACGAAAAAATGCAGCGCCACGGCCTGAGTCGCAGCGATTACCTGCCGGCAGGCAGCACGGACAGCTGA
- a CDS encoding nuclear transport factor 2 family protein, whose protein sequence is MDMTHDEQRIRELHDAFERDTKAKDLDQIMNQYADDLVAFDAVGALQFKGRDEYRAHWQRCFEFCQGDGFFETHDLHVTVSGDMAYSRTLNHCGGPNAEGVMQTAWMRGTRVWARRDGDWKVVHEHFSMPFDMETGQVCMSQEPSADQQRTG, encoded by the coding sequence ATGGACATGACACACGACGAACAACGAATTCGCGAACTTCACGACGCCTTCGAGCGCGATACCAAGGCCAAGGATCTGGACCAGATCATGAATCAGTACGCCGATGATCTGGTGGCTTTCGATGCGGTCGGCGCCCTGCAGTTCAAAGGGCGAGACGAATACCGGGCCCACTGGCAGCGCTGTTTCGAGTTTTGCCAGGGCGATGGCTTCTTCGAAACCCACGATCTGCACGTGACAGTCAGCGGTGACATGGCCTACAGCCGCACGCTCAACCACTGCGGCGGGCCCAATGCCGAAGGTGTGATGCAAACTGCCTGGATGCGCGGCACTCGGGTCTGGGCCAGGCGCGATGGTGACTGGAAGGTGGTCCACGAGCACTTTTCCATGCCGTTCGATATGGAAACCGGCCAGGTCTGCATGTCGCAGGAGCCATCGGCCGACCAGCAACGGACTGGCTGA